A window from Citrus sinensis cultivar Valencia sweet orange chromosome 3, DVS_A1.0, whole genome shotgun sequence encodes these proteins:
- the LOC102610991 gene encoding autophagy-related protein 16, translating to MSKEEIAREAIKHALKALRKRHLVEEGAHAPAIIALSRPIISQGSEWKEKADNLETELQQCYKAQSRLSEQLVVEVAESRSSKALLQEKESLITSLQEELTQIRDECSQLKTELEEKIKALELVVSENQQIRAQLEEMTMKAKNAEAENKMLVDRWMLQKMQDAERLNEANALYEDMIDRLKASGLEKLAKQQVDGVVRRSEEGAEFFAESTVPSTCKHKINAHEGGCASILFEYNSARLISGGQDKSIKLWDTNTGSLSSTLYGCLGSVLDLAITHDNRSVIAASSSNNLYVWDVNSGRVRHTLTGHTDKVCAVDVSKISSRHVVSAAYDRTLKVWDLHKGYCVNTIIFHSNCNALAFSMDGQTIFSGHIDGNLRLWDIQTGKLLSEVAAHSLAAVTSISLSRSGNIILTSGRDNLHNLFDIRSLEVCGSLRATGNRVASNWSRSCISPDESYVAAGSADGSVYIWSISKADIVRTLKEHTAPVLSCSWSGLGKPLASADKNGVVCVWT from the exons AT GTCAAAAGAGGAAATTGCTAGGGAAGCTATAAAGCACGCTCTCAAGGCGTTACGGAAACGGCATTTAGTAGAAGAAGGCGCTCATGCTCCCGCCATTATTGCTCTTTCAAGGCCGATCATTTCTCAG GGATCCGAATGGAAGGAGAAAGCGGATAATCTGGAAACAGAGCTTCAGCAATGTTACAAAGCTCAATCTAGGTTATCAGAGCAGCTTGTGGTTGAAGTAGCTGAGTCTAGATCTTCTAAAGCTTTATTGCAAGAGAAAGAATCACTGATTACTTCACTACAGGAAGAATTGACGCAGATAag GGATGAATGTTCTCAGTTGAAGACGGAATTGGAAGAAAAGATCAAGGCCTTGGAATTAGTTGTGAGCGAGAACCAGCAAATCAGAGCACAGCTAGAAGAGATGACTATGAAAGCTAAAAATGCTGAagctgaaaataaaatgttagttgATAGATGGATGTTGCAAAAGATGCAGGACGCTGAGCGGCTAAATGAG GCAAATGCACTTTATGAAGATATGATTGATCGGCTCAAGGCCAGTGGGTTAGAGAAACTTGCTAAACAGCAGGTAGATGGTGTGGTTCGCCGAAGTGAAGAAGGTGCTGAGTTCTTTGCGGAGTCAACTGTTCCATCTACATGCAAACATAAGATCAATGCCCATGAAGGTGGCTGTGCATCCATATTGTTTGAATACAATTCTGCCAGATTGATTAGTGGTGGACAGGACAAGTCAATTAAATTGTGGGATACAAACACTGGGTCATTAAGCAGTACCCTCTATGGTTGCCTTGGCTCAGTTCTTGATCTTGCTATTACCCATGATAATAGATCTGTCATTGCTGCAAGTAGCTCAAACAACTTGTATGTTTGGGATGTCAACTCAGGGCGTGTCCGTCATACTCTCACAGGTCACACAGATAAAGTGTGTGCTGTAGATGTGAGCAAAATTTCAAGCCGGCATGTCGTAAGTGCAGCTTATGATCGTACTTTAAAAGTGTGGGATTTGCATAAAGGTTACTGTGTTAACACAATCATTTTTCACAGCAACTGTAATGCTCTTGCCTTCAGTATGGATGGACAGACCATATTTTCTGGTCATATTGATGGGAATCTGCGTTTGTGGGATATTCAAACAGGAAAGCTACTTAGTGAAGTTGCCGCACATTCACTTGCTGCAGTTACATCTATCTCTTTGTCGCGAAGTGGAAACATAATACTAACTAGCGGGCGAGACAACTTGCACAACTTATTTGATATACGGTCTTTAGAAGTTTGTGGCTCACTAAGAGCAACTGGAAACAGAGTGGCATCTAATTGGAGCCGATCCTGCATAAGTCCGGATGAGAGCTATGTTGCTGCTGGCTCAGCTGATGGATCTGTATATATCTGGTCAATATCTAAAGCTGATATAGTGAGAACGTTGAAGGAGCACACAGCTCCCGTGCTGAGTTGTTCATGGAGTGGGCTTGGAAAACCTCTGGCCTCTGCTGACAAGAATGGAGTTGTTTGTGTTTGGACGTGA